The Chryseobacterium suipulveris genome window below encodes:
- a CDS encoding DNA topoisomerase IV subunit B, with protein MSDNTTVNYSEDNIRTLDWQEHIRIRPGMYIGKLGDGSSADDGIYILLKEIIDNSIDEFVMKAGKRIEIKIDEGKATIRDYGRGIPLGKVVDAVSKMNTGGKYDSKAFKKSVGLNGVGTKAVNALSDYFKVKSVRDGKVKMAEFSKGIITENHKETDTSDRNGTEITFVPDSTIFAHFKFRKEYIEKMLKNYCYLNPGLKIVFNGETYHSENGLKDLLQEEIEGEILYPIVHLKDDDIEVAITHSDKSQSETYFSFVNGQNTTQGGTHLNAFREAYVKTVREFFNKNFEAADIRKSIIAAVSIKVIEPVFESQTKTKLGSNEMEPGKETVRTFITNFLKNKLDNFLHQNPEVAEAIHKKIIISERERKELSGIQKLARERAKKVSLHNKKLRDCRQHYNDQKADRKAETMIFITEGDSASGSITKSRDVETQAVFSLKGKPLNCYGLTKRVVYENEEFNLLQAALNIEDSLEDLRYNHVIIATDADVDGMHIRLLMITFFLQFFPDLIKNGHLYILQTPLFRVRNKKETRYCYTEPERIKALEELGKNPEITRFKGLGEISPDEFKHFIGNDIRLEPVVIGKDQTIDQLLEFYMGKNTPDRQTFILENLVVEDPDIDKKEVLTDAED; from the coding sequence ATGAGCGACAACACTACTGTAAACTATTCCGAAGACAACATCAGAACCCTCGATTGGCAGGAGCATATCCGGATTCGACCCGGGATGTATATCGGGAAACTCGGTGACGGTTCTTCTGCGGACGACGGAATCTATATCCTCCTCAAGGAAATCATCGACAATTCCATCGACGAATTTGTGATGAAAGCCGGCAAAAGAATCGAAATAAAAATCGACGAAGGAAAGGCAACGATTCGTGATTACGGTCGTGGAATTCCTTTGGGGAAAGTAGTTGACGCCGTTTCCAAAATGAACACCGGTGGAAAATACGATTCCAAAGCTTTTAAGAAATCGGTTGGTCTGAATGGGGTGGGAACGAAAGCAGTCAACGCACTTTCTGATTATTTCAAGGTAAAATCAGTGCGCGACGGAAAAGTCAAAATGGCTGAATTTTCCAAAGGAATTATTACCGAAAACCATAAGGAAACCGATACTTCCGACCGAAACGGAACCGAGATCACCTTTGTTCCCGACTCGACGATTTTTGCACATTTCAAGTTCAGGAAAGAGTATATCGAGAAGATGCTCAAGAACTATTGTTATCTGAATCCGGGACTAAAGATCGTTTTCAATGGCGAAACCTACCACTCGGAAAACGGCTTGAAAGATTTGCTTCAGGAAGAAATCGAAGGCGAAATCCTTTATCCGATCGTTCATCTGAAAGACGACGATATCGAAGTGGCGATCACCCATTCCGATAAATCGCAGTCGGAAACCTATTTTTCCTTCGTTAACGGTCAAAATACAACACAGGGTGGAACTCACCTGAACGCTTTCAGAGAGGCATATGTAAAAACGGTACGTGAATTCTTCAACAAAAATTTCGAAGCGGCAGATATCAGAAAGTCAATTATCGCGGCAGTTTCCATTAAAGTGATCGAGCCGGTTTTTGAATCGCAGACCAAAACGAAACTTGGTTCCAACGAAATGGAGCCGGGAAAGGAAACGGTGAGAACTTTCATTACCAATTTTCTTAAAAACAAACTCGACAATTTCCTGCACCAAAATCCGGAAGTTGCCGAAGCGATCCATAAAAAAATTATTATTTCTGAAAGGGAAAGAAAAGAACTTTCGGGAATTCAGAAGCTTGCGAGAGAACGTGCAAAAAAAGTTTCCCTCCATAATAAAAAACTGCGCGACTGCAGACAGCACTACAATGATCAGAAAGCCGACAGAAAGGCGGAAACCATGATTTTCATTACCGAAGGTGATTCTGCTTCCGGATCGATTACCAAATCCAGGGATGTGGAAACTCAGGCGGTTTTTTCACTCAAAGGGAAACCGCTGAACTGTTACGGTTTGACGAAAAGGGTAGTGTATGAAAATGAGGAATTCAATCTTTTGCAGGCAGCTTTAAATATCGAGGATTCATTGGAGGATTTGCGTTACAATCACGTGATTATCGCGACCGACGCCGATGTTGACGGGATGCACATCCGACTTCTGATGATCACTTTTTTCCTGCAGTTTTTCCCGGATTTAATCAAGAACGGACATCTTTACATTTTGCAGACTCCGCTTTTCAGGGTAAGAAATAAAAAGGAAACAAGATACTGCTACACCGAACCCGAAAGAATCAAAGCACTGGAAGAACTCGGCAAAAATCCAGAAATCACCCGATTTAAAGGGTTGGGAGAAATTTCGCCCGATGAGTTCAAACATTTTATCGGAAACGATATCCGGTTAGAACCGGTCGTAATCGGAAAGGATCAAACCATTGACCAACTTCTGGAATTTTACATGGGGAAAAACACTCCGGACAGACAAACATTTATCCTGGAAAACCTTGTGGTGGAAGATCCCGACATTGATAAGAAAGAAGTGTTGACGGACGCTGAAGATTAA
- a CDS encoding M20 aminoacylase family protein — MNTLEILKDRKPEMKSWMDTMHKNPELSMKEENTAKYIVDTLKSFGGFEIAEGVGKYGIVAPLKNGDSEKSIGLRADFDALPIEEENDLPYKSTVAGNAHLCGHDAHTTMLLGAAKYLSETKNFNGTVRFFFQPGEETMEGAPAMIADGLFERFPVDSVYGMHNMPGLELGKFYFNTGKFMAAVDNWEIEITGKGSHGSMPELGIDPIVCGSSLVMALQTIVSRNVSPWRTSVVNVGAFQSGIAGNAVPQKAILRLSIRNMDPEDRKMVLDKVRLITKTQAESFNCEVEIREGIPGTVLVNTNEETHWAAKVAKETFGEENVFTDAHPYMGSEDFAFMLEKKKGNYCMLGNGDTFMVHHPKYVFNQDLLPVGARYWVALVENYLKKTVQK; from the coding sequence ATGAACACTTTAGAAATTTTAAAAGACAGAAAACCCGAAATGAAATCATGGATGGATACGATGCACAAAAATCCAGAGCTCTCCATGAAAGAAGAAAATACCGCAAAATATATTGTTGACACCTTGAAATCCTTCGGTGGTTTTGAAATCGCAGAAGGTGTTGGGAAATACGGTATAGTGGCACCTCTGAAAAATGGCGACAGCGAAAAATCCATTGGTTTAAGGGCTGATTTCGATGCTTTACCTATCGAAGAAGAAAATGATCTTCCGTACAAGAGTACAGTTGCAGGAAACGCCCACCTTTGCGGACACGACGCGCATACTACGATGCTTTTGGGTGCTGCAAAATACCTGTCAGAAACCAAAAACTTCAACGGAACAGTTCGCTTTTTCTTCCAACCCGGGGAAGAAACGATGGAAGGAGCACCGGCGATGATTGCAGACGGACTTTTCGAAAGATTCCCAGTAGATTCGGTGTACGGAATGCACAATATGCCGGGTTTGGAATTGGGTAAATTCTACTTCAACACCGGAAAATTCATGGCAGCTGTCGATAACTGGGAAATCGAAATCACTGGAAAAGGCAGTCACGGTTCCATGCCGGAATTGGGAATCGACCCGATCGTGTGCGGTTCTTCGTTGGTCATGGCTTTGCAAACCATTGTTTCCAGGAATGTATCTCCGTGGAGAACTTCGGTAGTAAACGTAGGTGCTTTCCAATCAGGAATCGCGGGAAATGCTGTTCCACAAAAGGCAATTCTTCGTTTGAGTATCCGAAATATGGATCCTGAGGACCGAAAAATGGTATTGGATAAAGTTCGCCTGATCACGAAAACTCAGGCAGAATCCTTTAACTGTGAAGTGGAAATCCGCGAAGGAATTCCGGGGACTGTCTTGGTGAATACCAACGAGGAAACCCATTGGGCAGCAAAAGTGGCAAAAGAAACTTTCGGTGAAGAAAATGTTTTTACAGACGCGCATCCGTACATGGGAAGCGAGGATTTCGCCTTTATGCTCGAAAAGAAAAAAGGAAATTACTGCATGCTCGGGAATGGCGATACTTTTATGGTTCACCACCCGAAATATGTTTTCAACCAGGATTTACTTCCGGTTGGAGCAAGATATTGGGTCGCTTTGGTAGAAAACTATCTGAAAAAGACAGTCCAAAAGTGA
- a CDS encoding TIGR00266 family protein, which yields MNNHEIDYKIHGEEMQCVEIELDPKESVISEPGSFMMMTEGIKMETLFGDGTEKGLMGKIFSAGKRMLTGENLFMTVYSNISNQKKQVTFAAPYSGKIIPLDLSALGGKVICQKDSFLCAAKGVSVGIELQKKLGTGLFGGEGFIMQKLEGDGMTFVHSGGHVIEKQLQPGEILKIDTGCIVAFTKGVDYDIQFVGGIKNSIFGGEGLFFAQLRGPGTVWIQTLPISRLASRILQYGTTKRGEQGSVLGGLGNLLDGDGF from the coding sequence ATGAACAACCACGAAATTGACTACAAAATCCACGGCGAAGAAATGCAGTGTGTGGAAATAGAGCTCGACCCAAAAGAAAGCGTCATCTCCGAACCGGGAAGTTTCATGATGATGACCGAAGGAATCAAAATGGAAACCCTCTTTGGTGACGGCACGGAAAAAGGTTTGATGGGCAAGATTTTCTCTGCCGGAAAAAGGATGCTCACCGGCGAAAACCTTTTCATGACGGTATATTCCAACATCTCGAATCAAAAGAAACAGGTGACTTTTGCGGCGCCGTATTCCGGCAAGATTATTCCGCTTGATTTGTCTGCACTCGGTGGTAAAGTGATTTGCCAGAAAGACAGCTTCCTTTGTGCAGCGAAAGGAGTTTCGGTGGGAATCGAACTTCAGAAAAAACTGGGAACTGGACTTTTCGGCGGCGAAGGTTTCATCATGCAAAAACTGGAAGGCGACGGAATGACCTTCGTCCACAGTGGCGGACACGTGATCGAGAAGCAACTTCAACCAGGGGAAATCCTCAAAATCGACACTGGCTGTATCGTTGCATTTACCAAGGGTGTTGATTACGACATTCAGTTTGTGGGCGGTATCAAAAACTCGATTTTCGGGGGTGAAGGTTTGTTCTTCGCACAACTTCGGGGACCGGGAACAGTTTGGATTCAGACTTTACCCATTTCACGATTGGCGAGCAGAATCCTTCAGTACGGAACCACAAAACGCGGGGAGCAGGGAAGTGTTCTCGGTGGGTTGGGAAATCTTCTTGACGGCGACGGTTTTTAA
- a CDS encoding T9SS type A sorting domain-containing protein translates to MIWGAWEDYTINVSNSLAVATITKDQVQLYPNPTKGNLQVTGITPAHVKVFGIDGKLIPARYEGNVIDTHKLTTGAYVIQITDKEGNTVSKRFVKD, encoded by the coding sequence TTGATCTGGGGCGCTTGGGAAGACTATACTATTAACGTAAGTAACAGTCTCGCTGTTGCGACTATAACGAAAGATCAGGTTCAGCTGTACCCTAATCCAACCAAAGGAAACCTTCAGGTGACCGGAATTACACCCGCCCACGTAAAAGTTTTCGGAATCGATGGAAAACTTATCCCTGCAAGATATGAAGGAAACGTGATTGATACCCATAAGCTAACAACGGGAGCTTATGTTATTCAAATCACCGACAAAGAAGGAAACACAGTTTCTAAACGATTTGTGAAGGACTAA
- a CDS encoding DoxX family protein encodes MKIMLKNNDLGIMILRVALGMLMLLHGIAKIKHGTGFIEGVFEQNGLPKFLAYLVYLGEIIAPLMLIVGFRTRLASILLGGTMVVVVITAAMDKIGKLTEVGAWALEVQALFFFGALALFFTGGGKFAASTKNNWD; translated from the coding sequence ATGAAAATTATGTTAAAGAACAACGACTTGGGAATTATGATTTTGAGGGTGGCATTGGGAATGCTGATGTTGCTCCACGGTATCGCAAAAATAAAGCACGGAACCGGTTTTATTGAAGGCGTTTTCGAGCAGAACGGACTTCCGAAGTTTCTCGCTTATCTGGTTTATTTAGGCGAAATTATTGCACCATTAATGCTGATTGTAGGTTTCAGAACTCGGCTTGCCTCGATCCTTTTGGGTGGGACAATGGTTGTGGTGGTGATTACGGCAGCAATGGACAAGATAGGAAAACTGACCGAGGTTGGAGCATGGGCGCTCGAAGTTCAGGCACTGTTTTTCTTTGGAGCGTTGGCGCTTTTCTTCACAGGAGGTGGGAAATTCGCTGCTTCAACGAAGAATAATTGGGACTAA
- a CDS encoding NADPH-dependent FMN reductase — protein MAKKIAVLVGSLRKESFNRKIANELEKLSSDNLDLEIVEIGNLPLYNEDLDQNPPQEWTDFRSKIKSADGILVVSPEYNRTIPGALKNAVDVGSRPYGSSVWPGKPGGVVTSSVSALGGLAANHHIRQAFVFVDVPLMQQPEAYIGNSSQIWNEDGSCVEKTQEFLKNWIDAYEKWVNKF, from the coding sequence ATGGCAAAGAAAATAGCAGTACTGGTCGGAAGTTTACGAAAAGAATCTTTCAACCGTAAAATCGCAAACGAGCTTGAAAAATTATCATCCGACAATTTAGATTTAGAAATTGTAGAAATCGGAAATCTACCGTTATACAATGAGGATTTGGATCAGAATCCACCACAGGAATGGACAGATTTCCGCTCCAAAATTAAAAGTGCCGATGGAATTCTTGTCGTTTCACCGGAATACAACAGAACCATTCCGGGAGCTCTGAAAAATGCGGTGGATGTCGGATCAAGACCATACGGAAGTTCGGTTTGGCCCGGAAAACCGGGAGGTGTAGTAACTTCCTCTGTAAGCGCATTGGGAGGTTTGGCAGCGAATCATCATATACGTCAGGCATTTGTTTTTGTGGATGTACCGTTAATGCAGCAACCGGAAGCATATATCGGAAATTCTTCCCAAATCTGGAACGAAGACGGAAGCTGTGTTGAAAAAACTCAGGAATTCCTGAAAAACTGGATCGATGCCTATGAAAAATGGGTGAACAAATTCTAA